A genomic region of Anas platyrhynchos isolate ZD024472 breed Pekin duck chromosome 19, IASCAAS_PekinDuck_T2T, whole genome shotgun sequence contains the following coding sequences:
- the MMD gene encoding monocyte to macrophage differentiation factor isoform X1, with protein sequence MFTLRLQKDNPFTRFMNHPAPANSRYKPTCYEHAANCYTHAFLIVPAIVGSALLHRLSDDRWEKITAWMYGMGLCALFIVSTVFHIVSWKKSHLRTMEHCFHMCDRMMIYVFIAASYAPWLNLRELGPLASHMRWFIWLMAAGGTIYVFLYHEKYKIVELFFYLAMGFSPALVVTSMSNTDGLQEVAWGGLIYCLGVVFFKSDGVIPFAHAIWHVFVATAAAVHYYAIWKYLYRSPADIIRHL encoded by the exons GTTCATGAACCACCCAGCTCCAGCAAACAGCCGCTACAAACCCACTTGCTATGAACATGCTGCTAACTGTTACACACATGCa ttCCTTATCGTTCCTGCAATTGTGGGTAGTGCCCTTCTCCACCGGCTTTCTGATGATCGATGGGAAAAGATAACAGCATGGATGTATGGCATGGGGCTCTGTGCGCTCTTCATTGTCTCCACAGTATTTCACATAGTTTCTTGGAAGAAGAGTCACTTAAG GACAATGGAGCATTGCTTTCACATGTGTGACAGAATGATGATCTACGTCTTCATTGCAGCATCATATGCACCGTG GCTAAATCTACGTGAGCTTGGACCTCTAGCATCTCACATGCGTTGGTTTATCTGGCTGATGGCTGCTGGAGGAACCATTTATGTATTTCTCTACCATGAAAA GTATAAGATCGTTGAGCTCTTTTTCTACTTAGCCATGggattttctcctgctctggtAGTGACCTCCATG AGCAACACCGATGGACTTCAGGAGGTTGCCTGGGGAGGCTTGATATATTGTCTTGGTGTGGTGTTCTTCAAGAGTGATGGAGTCATTCCTTTTGCCCATGCCATCTGGCATGTATTTGTggccacagcagctgctgttcaTTACTATGCCATTTGGAAGTACCTTTACAGAAGTCCTGCAGACATCATTCGTCACTtatga
- the MMD gene encoding monocyte to macrophage differentiation factor isoform X2, with translation MRRLQERFRRFMNHPAPANSRYKPTCYEHAANCYTHAFLIVPAIVGSALLHRLSDDRWEKITAWMYGMGLCALFIVSTVFHIVSWKKSHLRTMEHCFHMCDRMMIYVFIAASYAPWLNLRELGPLASHMRWFIWLMAAGGTIYVFLYHEKYKIVELFFYLAMGFSPALVVTSMSNTDGLQEVAWGGLIYCLGVVFFKSDGVIPFAHAIWHVFVATAAAVHYYAIWKYLYRSPADIIRHL, from the exons ATGCGGCGgctccaggagaggtttaggaG GTTCATGAACCACCCAGCTCCAGCAAACAGCCGCTACAAACCCACTTGCTATGAACATGCTGCTAACTGTTACACACATGCa ttCCTTATCGTTCCTGCAATTGTGGGTAGTGCCCTTCTCCACCGGCTTTCTGATGATCGATGGGAAAAGATAACAGCATGGATGTATGGCATGGGGCTCTGTGCGCTCTTCATTGTCTCCACAGTATTTCACATAGTTTCTTGGAAGAAGAGTCACTTAAG GACAATGGAGCATTGCTTTCACATGTGTGACAGAATGATGATCTACGTCTTCATTGCAGCATCATATGCACCGTG GCTAAATCTACGTGAGCTTGGACCTCTAGCATCTCACATGCGTTGGTTTATCTGGCTGATGGCTGCTGGAGGAACCATTTATGTATTTCTCTACCATGAAAA GTATAAGATCGTTGAGCTCTTTTTCTACTTAGCCATGggattttctcctgctctggtAGTGACCTCCATG AGCAACACCGATGGACTTCAGGAGGTTGCCTGGGGAGGCTTGATATATTGTCTTGGTGTGGTGTTCTTCAAGAGTGATGGAGTCATTCCTTTTGCCCATGCCATCTGGCATGTATTTGTggccacagcagctgctgttcaTTACTATGCCATTTGGAAGTACCTTTACAGAAGTCCTGCAGACATCATTCGTCACTtatga